A section of the Lepus europaeus isolate LE1 chromosome 19, mLepTim1.pri, whole genome shotgun sequence genome encodes:
- the GIPR gene encoding gastric inhibitory polypeptide receptor: MPSWAPWRLLLLSLAGLLLRGAETGSEGQTAGELYRRWERYRRECQETLESAEPPSGLACNGSFDMYVCWDYAAPNATARASCPWYLPWHSQVAAGFVLRQCGSDGQWGPWRDHTQCENPERNEAFQDQRRILERLQAVYTIGYSLSLATLLLALLILGVFRRLHCTRNYIHINLFASFTLRAAAILSRDRLLPPPGPHPGDQAPALWSEALAACRTAQILTQYCVGASYTWLLVEGLHLHSILVLPGGSEEGHFRCYLLLGWGAPALFVFAWVIVRYLYENTQCWERNDVKAIWWIIRTPILVTILINFLIFIRILTILVSKLRTRQMRCPDYRLRLARSTLTLVPLLGVHEVVFAPVTEEQARGALRLAKLGFEIFLSSFQGFLVSVLYCFINKEVQSEIRRGWHHCRTQRRLGEEPRQRPERASRALPSGPGPGRVPTGRALSSGTLPGPGDEASRVLESYC; encoded by the exons ATGCCCAGCTGGGCGCCctggcggctgctgctgctctcgCTGGCGGGGCTGCTGCTCCGGGGCGCGGAG ACAGGATCTGAGGGGCAGACGGCCGGGGAGCTGTACCGGCGCTGGGAACGGTACCGCAGGGAGTGCCAGGAGACCCTGGAGAGCGCGGAGCCGCCCTCAG GTCTCGCCTGTAACGGGTCCTTCGATATGTACGTCTGCTGGGACTACGCTGCGCCCAACGCCACGGCCCGCGCGTCCTGCCCCTGGTACCTGCCTTGGCACAGCCAAG TGGCTGCGGGCTTTGTCCTCCGCCAGTGTGGCAGTGACGGCCAATGGGGACCTTGGCGAGACCACACCCAGTGCGAGAACCCAGAGAGGAACGAGGCCTTTCAG gaccaAAGGCGCATCCTGGAGCGGTTGCAGGCCGTGTACACCATCGGCTACTCCCTGTCCCTGGCCACGCTGCTCCTAGCGCTGCTCATCTTGGGTGTCTTCAG gcGGCTGCACTGCACCCGGAATTACATCCACATCAACCTGTTCGCGTCTTTCACGCTGCGGGCTGCAGCCATCCTGAGCCGGGACAGGCTGCTACCTCCACCGGGCCCCCACCCCGGGGACCAGGCCCCTGCCCTGTGGAGCGAG gccctcgccGCCTGCCGCACGGCCCAGATCCTGACCCAGTACTGCGTGGGTGCCAGCTACACGTGGCTGCTGGTGgagggcctgcacctgcacagcaTCTTGGTGCTCCCGGGCGGCTCGGAGGAGGGCCACTTCCGCTGTTACCTGCTCCTCGGCTGGG GGGCCCCCGCGCTTTTCGTCTTTGCCTGGGTGATCGTCAGGTACCTGTACGAGAACACGCA GTGCTGGGAGCGGAACGACGTCAAGGCCATTTGGTGGATCATCCGCACCCCCATCCTTGTAACCATCTTG ATTAACTTCCTCATCTTCATCCGCATCCTCACCATCCTCGTGTCCAAGCTGAGGACCCGGCAGATGCGCTGCCCCGACTACCGCCTGAG gCTGGCTCGCTCCACGCTGACGCTGGTGCCCCTGCTGGGCGTCCACGAGGTGGTGTTCGCGCCCGTGACCGAGGAACAGGCCCGCGGCGCCCTGCGCCTGGCCAAGCTGGGCTTCGAGATCTTCCTAAGCTCCTTCCAG GGCTTCCTGGTCAGCGTCCTCTACTGCTTCATCAACAAGGAG GTGCAGTCGGAGATCCGCCGCGGCTGGCACCACTGCCGCACACAGCGCCGCCTGGGCGAGGAGCCGCGCCAGCGCCCGGAGCGCGCCTCTCGGGCCCTGCCCTCGGGCCCGGGCCCCGGCCGGGTCCCCACCGGCCGCGCCTTGTCCTCTGGGACCTTGCCAGGCCCCGGGGATGAGGCCAGCCGGGTACTGGAAAGTTACTgctag
- the SNRPD2 gene encoding small nuclear ribonucleoprotein Sm D2, whose translation MSLLNKPKSEMTPEELQKREEEEFNTGPLSVLTQSVKNNTQVLINCRNNKKLLGRVKAFDRHCNMVLENVKEMWTEVPKSGKGKKKSKPVNKDRYISKMFLRGDSVIVVLRNPLIAGK comes from the exons AT GAGCCTCCTCAACAAGCCCAAGAGCGAGATGACCCCCGAGGAGCTGCAgaagcgggaggaggaggagttcaACACGGGCCCGCTCTCCGTGCTCACGCAGTCGGTCAAGAACAACACGCAGGTGCTCATCAACTGCCGCAACAACAAGAAGCTGCTGGGCCGCGTGAAGGCCTTCGACAG gCACTGCAACATGGTGCTGGAGAACGTGAAGGAGATGTGGACCGAGGTCCCCAAGAGCGGCAAGGGCAAGAAGAAGTCCAAGCCGGTCAACAAGGACCGCTACATCTCCAAGATGTTCCTGCGCGGGGACTCGGTCATCGTGGTGCTGCGCAATCCGCTCATCGCCGGCAAGtag